GCACGCCGGCGGTGCCGCTGCTGTTGCACGCGGTCGCCACGGTGACGGGCACCGCGCGCTACCTGGACACCGCCGACCTGCTGTTGCCGGGTTCGGACCGACCGCCGTCACCCGATCAGGTCAATGAGGCGATCGAGAAGATCGCCGACCTGACCGTGTCGCGATCGGTGCCCGGGACCATCGCCTACTCGGTCGACCGGCTGATCAGTACGGTCCGGGCGGTCCGTGACCAGATGTCCACGAGCACCTGGATGGTGCTCGCGCCGGTCGAACGGATCATGGCGAGCACGACCCGGCTGGTCCTCCGGTCGCGCGCGGACGCCGGGGCGGGCGACGCCGCGCTGGACCTAGGACCCGATCTGGCCCGCGCGCACGACGAGATCCTGCACGGCGTCCTGGCGCTGACCGGGCTGCAGGCCGAGTCGATGGTGCACGATCCGGCCTGGATGTTCATGGACGTCGGCCGACGCATCGAACGGGCCGTCACCCTCGCCGACCTCACGCTCGCGATGTTCGCCGACGCGCAGGACACCGACGTCGAGCAGGCGCTGCTGGAGTCGTACCTGGTGGCCAACGAATCGTCGGTGATCTACCGTCGCCGCAACCGCGGGCTGTATCAGGCGGCCAGTGTCGCCGAGCTGCTGCTGTTCGACCCGACCAATCCCCGGTCGATGATCTTCTGCCTCGACAAGATGAACGCCGACCTGTCGTCCGTACCGGAGACCCTGCGGTCGGCCGGCGCCGAACGGGCCGTGCAGGACATGATCGCCGAACTGCGCCGCGGCGACCCCGCCGACCTCGTGCGGGTCGACGCCGACCGGAGGCGCCCGGAACTCGTCGAACTGATGACGACCCTGCGCACCGGGGCGCGTGAACTCTCCGATCTGCTCACCCGGACCCGCTTCGCCACCCCGCGCCAGGCGCGACCGATCTGGGCCGGTGGGGAATCGTGAGCACGCGCGTCTACCGTGTGCTGCACCGGACCAGCTACACCTACGACGACGACGTGTCGTCCTCGTACGGGCGCTGCCATCTGACCCCGCGCGACCTGCCCGGCCAGCGCGTGCACTCGACGTCGGTCGAGATCGACCCCGAACCCGACGACCGGTCGACGGGGCTCGACGTCTACGGCAACCACGACAGCTATTTCCATGTCCGGACCGCGCACCGCGAGCTGACCGTGACCGCGCGGTCGGTGGTCGAGGTGGATCCCGTGGACCCGGGCGTCCTCCTCAGTCCGGCGGCCCGGGGTCCGTGGGAACAGGCGCGACCGTGCGTGGTGGACGGGCGGGACAGTGCCCTGGCTGCCGAGTTCGTCCTCGATCTCGACCCGCCGGAGATCACCCCCGCGGTGCGCGACTACGCCGCCGGCATCTTCACGCCCGGCCGGCCGCTGGTGGAGTCGGTCATCGATCTGACCTCGCGCATCTTCACCGACTTCACCTACCGGTCCGGGTCGACGGCCATCTCCACCCGGGTCGACACCGTCCTGCAGCGTCGCGAGGGTGTCTGCCAGGACTTCGCCCGGATCGCGATCGCCTGTCTGCGGTCACAGGGTCTCGCCGCGCGGTACGAGTCGGGATATCTCGCGACCGAGCCGCCGCCCGGCAAGGAAAAGGTCTTCGGTGCCGACGCCAGTCACGCCTGGGCGGCCGTCTGGATGCCCGACGGCCGCTGGCTGTCGTTCGATCCGACCAACGACAAGCTGGTCGACGAACGCCACGTCACACTGGCGTGGGGGCGGGATTACGACGACGTGCCGCCTCTCCGAGGGGTCATCTACACCGATTCCACGAAGAGCCGGATCGACGTGTCGGTCGACGTCCGGCCGACAGATGACCTCACCGCGGGCTGAACCGGGCACATCGGACTCGCCTGCTCGGTAAGTCGCTGTGCCACAGTGTTTTCGGCGCACGTTTTCGGGTCATACCGGTAACGACGTGGTACAGATGGACGAACGCGCTGTTGCGACAACGTTGCAACGGGTAGGTTGGTTGGCGACATGACGGTCATTACGGAAAGCCGCATCACCAGCGTGGTGCGGGCGGCAGAGGCGCTGCTGTCACACCGCGCCGGATCAGCAGTGGTTCTCGACGATCCCGAGGACCTCGGCGGCAGCGGACGCACCACGGTCGTGCGGGTCCGCGTCGCCCAGAACCCCCTCAGCCTGGACCGCTCACTGGTGATCAAGGCCCTTCCCGAACACGAGGACCCTCAGGCCTTCCACCGGGAGATCGCGTCGTACAAGTACGCGACCGCCCTCCCGAACGAATCGCGCCCGGGGCCGCAACTGATCGCCTCCGACACCGATCTCCGCATCATGGTGCTCTCCGACCTCGGCCACGGCCGGACGATGCTCGAGTACCTGGCCGGCGTCGACCCGGTCGAGACCTCACGTGCTGTCAGTGCCTGGGGCCAGGCACTCGGCCGGATGCACGCGGCGACGGTCGGCGGCGAGGGCGACTTCCTCGCGCTGCTGCGGCGCGGACCGTCGGGGATGCAGGGACGCGACATCCTGCGCGACGAGGCGTTGCGGTCGATCGACTCGGTGGTGGGGCACGCGGCCGCGCTCGACGTCGAGGTCCCCGAGCAGGTGGTGGAGTCGCTGCGTACCGCGGCGACGCTGTTCGACGAGGGCGATCACCGCGCATTCAGTCCGTCGGATGTCGGGCCCGAGAACATCCTGCTCAACGACGACGGCGTGCAGTTCATGGACTACGAGTGGGGCGGCTTCCGCGACGCCACCCTCGACATCGCCTACGCCCTCGTGACCATCACCGCGCAGCTTCCGCCCCGGACCACTGCTCGGGCCACCGACCTCGAGGTCTCGATGGTCGACGCCTGGCGCTCGGAGGTGCACTCGATCTGGCCGGCGCTCGCCCATGAGCGGGAGATGCAGCGCAAGGTGCTGCTCGCCCGTCAGCTGTGGGTGTGGCTGTCGACGGTGTGGATGCTGCCGAGCGACCCGCTGGCTCCCACCGGCCCGGACGCGGACGTCGAGGCGACCGACTTCGAGCCGGCCGACGTCACTGCCGCCGGCTTCACGCATGACTGGGCGCTGCACACGAACGACCCCCGCGTGATCGTCAGCCGCTGGACCGACCTCGCCGCCGCCGCGGGACGCGCGGGCGACGAGGAGATCGCGGTGTTCGCGACCGCGATGGGCGTCGCGCTGCAGCGCATCTGGCTGGCCTGACACGCTCGTGGACGGACTGTTCGACCCACCCGACGATCCTCGGGCCGGCTCCGACGGGCATGGCAACGCCGGTGGTCTCACCGCACCACCGGCCCCGACCGCACCCCTGGCGGTCCGCATGCGGCCGCAGACCCTCGACGAGATCGTCGGACAGCAGCACCTGCTTGGTACCGGTTCGCCGCTGCGCAGGCTGATCAGTGGCTCGGGCGCGGCGTCGGTGCTGCTCTACGGGCCGCCCGGAACCGGCAAGACCACCATGGCCTCGCTCATCGCGCGCGCCACCGGCGGCCGCTTCGAGGCCCTGTCCGCGCTGTCGGCGGGGGTCAAGGAGGTGCGCGCGGTCATCGACGTGGCCCGGCGCCGGCTCATCGGTGACGGCAAGAACGGCGGTCAGCAGACGGTCCTGTTCATCGACGAGGTCCATCGGTTCTCGAAGACCCAGCAGGACGCGTTGCTCGACGCCGTGGAGAACCGGATCGTGCTGCTCGTCGCGGCCACGACCGAGAACCCGTCGTTCTCGGTGGTCGCGCCGCTGCTGTCCCGGTCGCTGGTCCTGCAGCTGCGGTCGCTGACCGATGCCGACATCCGGGAGGTGCTGACTCGTGCGGTCGCCGACCCGCGTGGGCTCGACGGCAAGGTCGAGGTGACCGACGCCGCCTACGACCACCTCGTCGCGGTGTCCGGTGGGGACGCGCGCCGGGCGCTGACCGCGCTGGAGGCCAGCGCCGACGCCACCGACCGGATCGACCTCGCCGATGTGGAGACCGCGATCGACCGCGCCGCCGTCCGGTACGACCGGGACGGCGACCAGCACTACGACGTGACGAGTGCTTTCATCAAGTCCATCCGGGGTTCCGACGTCGACGCCGCCGTCCACTATCTCGCCCGCATGATCGCGGCCGGGGAGGACCCGCGGTTCATCGCGCGGCGCCTCATGATCCACGCCAGCGAGGACATCGGCATGGCCGACCCGACGGCCCTGCAGACCGCGGTCGCGGCCGCTCAGGTCGTGAACCTCGTCGGGATGCCGGAGGCCAAACTCGCGCTCACACAGGCCACCATCCACCTCGCGACGGCACCGAAGTCGGCGGGCGTGGTGTCGGCGATCGGCGCGGCCCTCGCCGATGTCGGGTCGGGCAAGGCCGGCGCGGTTCCGGCCCATCTGCGTGACAGTCACTATCCGGGGGCCAAGAAGCTCGGTAGCGGTGTCGCATACCGATATCCGCACGATGATCCCGACGGGGTTGTGCCGCAACAGTATCCGCCCGACGACCTGGTCGGCCGGGACTACTACGAGCCCACCGACCATGGGCTGGAACGCGAAATCGGGCCGCGGGTCGCGAAGTTGCGATCGATCGTGCGTGGCGCGGTGTCGCGGCGCCGGTCGCGCTGACCGTCCGTGGGGCGTTTCCCCAGTGCAGAGTCCCTGCGCCCCCGGCGACTCGCCGACGGTAGGCTGGGATGTCGCGACAAACAACGGCCGCTACCACCGAACGGCTGGGACCACCAACGGCTAGGACGAAACCCACAGTGCAGACGCATGACATCCGGAAGCGCTTTCTGGACCACTTCATCAAAGCCGGGCACACCGAGGTGCCGAGCGCTTCGCTGCTCCTCGACGACCCCAATCTGTTGTTCGTCAATGCCGGCATGGTCCCGTTCAAGCCGTTCTTCCTGGGTGAGCAGACGCCCCCGTACTCGCGGGCGACCAGCGTGCAGAAGTGCGTCCGCACCCTCGACATCGACGAGGTCGGCATCACCACCCGCCACAACACCTTCTTCCAGATGGCGGGCAACTTCTCCTTCGGCGACTACTTCAAGCGCGAGGCCATCACCTTCGCCTGGACGCTGCTGACCAACAGCGTCGACGACGGCGGTTTCGGTATCGACCCGCAGAAGCTGTGGCCGACGGTCTATCTCGACGACGACGAGGCCGAGGCCATCTGGCGCGACGAGATCGGCGTGCCGGCCGAGCGCATCCAGCGACGGGGCATGAAGGACAACTACTGGTCGATGGGCGTCCCGGGTCCCTGCGGGCCGTGCTCGGAGATCTTCTACGACCGCGGACCCGAGTACGGCGTCGAGGGTGGGCCGGAGGCCGACGAGGACCGCTACATCGAGATCTGGAATCTCGTCTTCATGCAGAACGTCCGCGGTCCCGGGGGCGGCAAGGACAACTACGAGATCCTGGGCCCGCTGCCCAAGCAGAACATCGACACCGGTATGGGCGTCGAGCGCGTGGCCTGCATCCTGCAGGGCGTCGACAACGTGTACGAGACCGACCTGTGCAAGCCGATCATCGACCTCGCCGCGGAATTGTCCGGACGTGCATACGCCGCCGGTTCGCATGCCGACGACGTCCGGTTCCGGGTCGTCGCCGACCACGCGCGGACCTCGGCGATGCTGATCGGCGACGGCGTGCTGCCCGGCAATGACGGCCGCGGGTACGTCCTGCGCCGCCTGCTGCGTCGGGTCGTCCGGTCGATGCGGTTGCTCGGCGCCGGTGACAATC
The genomic region above belongs to Gordonia hongkongensis and contains:
- a CDS encoding transglutaminase family protein, with amino-acid sequence MSTRVYRVLHRTSYTYDDDVSSSYGRCHLTPRDLPGQRVHSTSVEIDPEPDDRSTGLDVYGNHDSYFHVRTAHRELTVTARSVVEVDPVDPGVLLSPAARGPWEQARPCVVDGRDSALAAEFVLDLDPPEITPAVRDYAAGIFTPGRPLVESVIDLTSRIFTDFTYRSGSTAISTRVDTVLQRREGVCQDFARIAIACLRSQGLAARYESGYLATEPPPGKEKVFGADASHAWAAVWMPDGRWLSFDPTNDKLVDERHVTLAWGRDYDDVPPLRGVIYTDSTKSRIDVSVDVRPTDDLTAG
- a CDS encoding replication-associated recombination protein A, with the protein product MDGLFDPPDDPRAGSDGHGNAGGLTAPPAPTAPLAVRMRPQTLDEIVGQQHLLGTGSPLRRLISGSGAASVLLYGPPGTGKTTMASLIARATGGRFEALSALSAGVKEVRAVIDVARRRLIGDGKNGGQQTVLFIDEVHRFSKTQQDALLDAVENRIVLLVAATTENPSFSVVAPLLSRSLVLQLRSLTDADIREVLTRAVADPRGLDGKVEVTDAAYDHLVAVSGGDARRALTALEASADATDRIDLADVETAIDRAAVRYDRDGDQHYDVTSAFIKSIRGSDVDAAVHYLARMIAAGEDPRFIARRLMIHASEDIGMADPTALQTAVAAAQVVNLVGMPEAKLALTQATIHLATAPKSAGVVSAIGAALADVGSGKAGAVPAHLRDSHYPGAKKLGSGVAYRYPHDDPDGVVPQQYPPDDLVGRDYYEPTDHGLEREIGPRVAKLRSIVRGAVSRRRSR